One window of Salegentibacter sp. Hel_I_6 genomic DNA carries:
- the lgt gene encoding prolipoprotein diacylglyceryl transferase: MLFNAITWSPSEGLDLGFFTLHYYSLMFLIAFGLGWYIIKSIYVREKVSIEKLDSLFIYTVLATLIGARLGHVIFYDWDYFQNNLLEIFLPVRFEPEFEFTGFRGLASHGAAIGIIIAMYLYRKRVLDKPVLWVLDRIVIPVASGAIFVRIGNFMNSEIIGKPTNSDYGVIFENLGETFPRHPAQLYESFCYLLIFILLWFLYWKTEKRHKVGYLFGLFLVLLWTVRFFVEFVKEAQVEERTTWLLNTGQWLSIPFIIAGFYFMYRPTKPRTV, encoded by the coding sequence ATGCTTTTTAACGCGATCACCTGGAGCCCTTCAGAAGGTTTAGACTTAGGTTTTTTCACCCTTCACTACTACAGTTTAATGTTTTTGATAGCCTTTGGACTGGGCTGGTATATTATAAAAAGCATTTATGTGAGAGAGAAAGTATCTATAGAAAAACTGGATTCCCTTTTTATATATACGGTGCTAGCTACATTGATTGGTGCAAGATTGGGCCACGTTATTTTCTATGACTGGGATTACTTTCAAAATAATTTATTAGAGATATTCTTACCGGTTCGTTTTGAGCCAGAATTTGAATTTACCGGTTTTAGAGGCTTAGCCAGTCACGGTGCAGCGATAGGTATTATTATCGCTATGTACCTTTACCGTAAACGTGTTTTAGACAAACCTGTACTTTGGGTTTTAGACCGCATTGTTATTCCGGTAGCTAGTGGTGCCATTTTTGTAAGAATAGGAAATTTTATGAATTCTGAAATTATAGGAAAACCAACCAATTCAGATTATGGAGTGATTTTCGAAAATTTAGGGGAAACTTTTCCGAGGCATCCAGCCCAATTATATGAATCTTTCTGTTATTTACTTATCTTTATATTGCTTTGGTTCTTATACTGGAAAACCGAAAAACGCCATAAAGTAGGATATTTATTTGGTCTATTCCTGGTCTTACTCTGGACGGTAAGATTCTTTGTAGAATTTGTAAAAGAAGCCCAGGTAGAAGAACGCACCACCTGGTTATTAAATACCGGGCAATGGCTTAGTATTCCGTTTATAATTGCAGGATTTTACTTTATGTATCGTCCTACCAAACCAAGAACTGTATGA
- the yidD gene encoding membrane protein insertion efficiency factor YidD, with protein sequence MLKKWLAYPFILLVRFYQNFISPLTPATCRYTPTCSQYSLIALQRFGIFKGGWLSLKRIFSCNPWGGKGYDPVPEKTKTKI encoded by the coding sequence ATGCTTAAGAAATGGTTAGCATATCCGTTTATCCTGTTGGTGAGATTTTATCAGAATTTCATTTCCCCGCTTACCCCGGCAACCTGCCGTTATACCCCAACCTGTTCACAATATAGCCTAATCGCATTGCAACGTTTTGGCATTTTTAAAGGTGGGTGGCTTAGCTTAAAACGCATTTTTAGTTGCAACCCCTGGGGCGGAAAAGGCTACGACCCTGTTCCCGAAAAAACAAAAACCAAAATATAG
- the cysS gene encoding cysteine--tRNA ligase, with product MALYQEQSLKMYNSMTGEKEIFKPINEGNVGMYVCGPTVYSNVHLGNCRTFISFDLVFRYLKHLGYKVRYVRNITDAGHLENDADSGEDRIAKKARLEQIEPMEVVQRYTIDFHNILQKFNNLPPSIEPTATGHIVEQIEIIKTIIEKGFAYEVNGSVYFDVKKFNETNHYGKLSGRDIDNMIANTRELAAQSDKKNPQDFALWKKAEPQHIMRWPSPWSDGFPGWHLECTVMSTKYLGEEFDIHGGGMDLKFPHHECEIAQGEAATGKNPVHYWLHANMLTLNGKKMAKSTGNNILPEEIFSGNNDILDKPFSPNVTRFFMLQANYRSILDFSDEALKASEKGFNRLMDAYHAIGELPVSDKSSVDIKSWKQSCYDAMNDDFNSPILIAKLFDAVKMINNIKEEAATITSEDKEELQKTMSAFMFDVLGLVDKVSENNDTSDKLSSTVELLIKLRAEARNNKDFALSDQIRDQLQEMGIQLKDGKEGTTFSIK from the coding sequence ATGGCGCTATACCAGGAACAAAGCTTGAAAATGTACAATTCTATGACGGGGGAAAAGGAAATCTTTAAACCCATAAACGAAGGAAACGTTGGAATGTATGTTTGCGGCCCTACTGTTTACAGTAATGTTCATTTAGGTAATTGCCGAACTTTTATCTCTTTCGATCTTGTTTTTCGTTACCTGAAACATTTGGGATATAAAGTAAGATATGTTAGAAATATTACCGATGCCGGTCACCTTGAAAATGATGCCGATAGCGGTGAAGATAGAATTGCAAAAAAAGCACGTTTAGAACAAATAGAACCTATGGAAGTGGTGCAACGCTACACCATAGATTTTCATAATATTCTGCAGAAATTCAATAACCTGCCGCCGAGTATAGAACCAACGGCTACCGGTCATATTGTTGAGCAAATTGAGATCATTAAAACCATCATCGAAAAAGGATTTGCCTACGAGGTAAACGGATCGGTTTATTTTGATGTAAAGAAATTCAATGAAACCAACCATTATGGTAAGCTAAGCGGAAGGGATATTGATAATATGATCGCTAACACCCGCGAGCTGGCTGCACAGAGCGATAAGAAAAATCCACAGGATTTTGCGCTTTGGAAAAAAGCCGAACCCCAGCATATTATGCGCTGGCCTTCGCCCTGGAGCGATGGTTTTCCCGGCTGGCATTTAGAGTGCACCGTGATGAGCACAAAATATTTAGGCGAAGAATTTGATATTCATGGCGGCGGAATGGATCTAAAATTTCCACACCACGAATGCGAAATTGCCCAGGGTGAAGCCGCTACCGGAAAAAACCCGGTTCATTACTGGTTGCACGCCAATATGCTTACTTTAAACGGTAAGAAAATGGCAAAAAGTACCGGCAATAATATTCTTCCCGAAGAAATTTTCTCGGGGAATAATGACATTTTAGATAAGCCCTTTTCACCAAATGTGACCCGTTTTTTTATGCTTCAGGCGAATTACAGAAGCATTCTGGATTTTTCAGATGAGGCACTAAAAGCAAGCGAAAAAGGTTTTAATAGATTAATGGATGCTTACCATGCGATAGGTGAGCTTCCGGTTTCAGATAAATCCAGCGTAGATATTAAAAGCTGGAAACAATCTTGCTACGATGCGATGAACGATGATTTTAACAGCCCTATTTTAATCGCTAAACTTTTTGATGCGGTTAAAATGATCAATAACATCAAGGAAGAAGCTGCTACAATTACTTCAGAAGATAAAGAGGAACTGCAAAAAACAATGTCAGCTTTTATGTTTGACGTCTTAGGCCTTGTAGACAAAGTTTCTGAAAATAATGATACTTCAGATAAGCTTTCTTCAACAGTAGAATTGCTCATAAAACTGCGAGCTGAAGCAAGAAACAATAAAGATTTTGCTTTAAGTGACCAGATAAGAGATCAATTACAGGAAATGGGTATTCAGCTTAAAGACGGGAAAGAAGGCACTACTTTTAGTATCAAGTAA
- the folE gene encoding GTP cyclohydrolase I FolE encodes MKIDKILNEIDEQGDAHAGSSAETPIREDAFDLSNIEKVALINKDVKHIMETLGLDLTDDSLKGTPQRVAKMFVNEIFAGLDPEKKPIASTFENKYKYGEMLVEKNITVYSTCEHHLLPIVGKAHVAYISKGRVIGLSKMNRIVDYFAKRPQVQERMTMQIVQELQKALGTPDVACVVDAKHLCVNSRGIRDIDSSTVTSEFGGAFKEKSIKREFLDYIKLDTTF; translated from the coding sequence ATGAAAATAGACAAAATTTTGAATGAAATTGATGAGCAGGGAGATGCTCACGCTGGCAGCAGTGCAGAGACCCCTATTCGCGAAGATGCTTTTGATTTGAGCAATATTGAAAAAGTAGCGCTCATCAATAAAGATGTAAAACACATTATGGAAACTCTAGGCCTGGATCTTACTGATGACAGCCTAAAAGGAACCCCACAACGGGTGGCAAAAATGTTTGTAAATGAGATTTTTGCAGGCCTGGATCCTGAAAAAAAACCTATTGCATCTACTTTTGAAAACAAGTATAAATATGGCGAAATGCTGGTAGAAAAGAATATTACCGTTTATTCTACCTGCGAACACCACTTGCTTCCTATAGTTGGAAAAGCTCACGTAGCCTATATTTCTAAAGGCCGTGTTATCGGGCTTTCAAAAATGAACCGAATTGTAGATTATTTCGCAAAAAGACCACAGGTACAGGAGCGAATGACGATGCAAATTGTTCAGGAACTACAAAAAGCTTTGGGTACACCAGATGTTGCCTGCGTTGTTGATGCCAAGCACCTTTGCGTGAACAGCCGCGGAATTAGAGATATAGACAGTAGCACCGTAACCAGTGAATTTGGCGGAGCTTTCAAAGAAAAATCTATAAAAAGAGAATTCCTTGACTATATAAAATTAGACACTACTTTTTAA
- a CDS encoding T9SS type B sorting domain-containing protein, protein MKKGSLLLFCIFLLYGSMQVVFAQGSSCESLDPFCAGNEELVFPNSNANNSSVVNGEPGPDYGCLLSQPYPAWFYLQVEESGNLNFNISQFQNEDGSGAQYDVDFIVWGPFERTDDYCSNESLSTSNIIDCSYDPDAVEQMSIPNAESGQVYVVLITNYDELPGFISLRQTNADQANSGSTDCGILDEVLGPDRFLCDENETILDATTDGVGRYEWYKLDEATNNFEILPNEENPTLSVTDSGRYKVIVYENITEQADEDEIEVTFYDEPVANTPEDLYICDPNQNTINLTDASEEILVGNTSEEDYTVNFYESTQDLEDENPITNTTAFPIEATRQLFVQVEGVESGCLSEVVSFNVVLEFLPENFLPEETVRCVNLDGSVIEQSGIGEDLGEDYDYEWIAEGNTLSTEAILNFSQTPEFSELSLIVTDTRSNCSEEFETTLLTYSRPEAVSVEIEGSDFTGGYIITAEATGGVGSQTTSYEYRADDGLWQESPVFRNLSPGNHSISAREINGCGITFSEEFFLVGYPRFFTPNGDGYNDSWNIENTDEIQILKLYIFDRYGKLIKELTPGGEGWDGTYNGRSLPSNDYWFRVEFKTNNGTRDHFGANFTLKR, encoded by the coding sequence ATGAAAAAAGGATCCCTACTTCTCTTTTGTATTTTTCTTCTTTACGGAAGTATGCAGGTGGTTTTTGCCCAGGGAAGTTCTTGCGAAAGTTTAGATCCATTTTGCGCCGGTAATGAGGAATTGGTTTTTCCTAATTCTAATGCCAATAACAGCAGTGTTGTAAATGGGGAGCCCGGGCCAGATTATGGCTGTTTATTGTCGCAACCTTACCCTGCCTGGTTTTATCTACAAGTGGAAGAATCTGGAAACCTGAATTTTAATATTTCTCAATTTCAAAATGAAGACGGGAGTGGCGCTCAATATGATGTAGATTTTATTGTATGGGGACCTTTTGAACGAACAGATGATTATTGTTCCAACGAATCTTTAAGTACCAGTAATATAATTGACTGTAGTTACGATCCTGATGCCGTGGAACAAATGAGTATTCCTAATGCTGAAAGTGGCCAGGTATATGTAGTTTTAATTACCAATTATGATGAACTACCTGGTTTTATAAGTCTGCGGCAAACCAATGCCGATCAGGCTAATTCCGGTTCTACAGATTGTGGGATTTTAGATGAAGTATTGGGCCCAGACAGGTTTCTTTGTGATGAAAATGAAACTATTTTAGATGCCACTACAGATGGAGTTGGGCGTTACGAATGGTATAAGCTTGATGAGGCAACAAACAATTTTGAGATTCTTCCAAATGAAGAAAACCCCACTTTAAGCGTAACAGATTCAGGTCGCTATAAAGTAATTGTGTACGAAAATATTACCGAACAGGCCGATGAAGACGAGATCGAGGTCACTTTTTATGATGAACCAGTAGCTAATACTCCGGAAGATTTGTATATCTGTGATCCTAACCAAAATACTATAAATTTAACCGATGCTTCAGAGGAAATTCTTGTCGGAAATACTTCCGAAGAAGATTATACTGTTAATTTTTACGAATCTACCCAGGATTTAGAAGATGAAAATCCAATTACCAACACTACGGCATTTCCAATTGAGGCAACACGCCAATTATTTGTGCAAGTAGAAGGTGTGGAAAGTGGTTGTCTCTCAGAAGTGGTTTCATTTAATGTAGTCTTAGAATTTCTTCCTGAAAATTTCCTACCGGAAGAAACCGTAAGATGTGTAAACTTAGATGGTTCTGTAATCGAACAATCGGGAATTGGTGAAGATTTGGGCGAAGATTATGATTATGAATGGATAGCTGAAGGAAATACTCTTAGCACTGAAGCAATTTTAAATTTCTCTCAAACCCCAGAATTCAGTGAACTATCACTTATTGTCACCGATACTCGTTCTAATTGTAGTGAAGAATTTGAAACTACACTTTTAACCTATTCAAGACCCGAAGCAGTTTCTGTAGAAATTGAAGGAAGCGATTTTACCGGCGGTTATATAATTACCGCTGAAGCAACCGGAGGGGTGGGAAGCCAAACGACTTCTTACGAATACCGGGCTGATGATGGCCTTTGGCAGGAAAGCCCTGTGTTTAGAAACTTAAGCCCCGGAAATCATAGTATAAGTGCTCGCGAGATTAATGGCTGCGGAATTACCTTTTCTGAAGAATTTTTCCTGGTGGGCTATCCGCGTTTCTTCACACCAAATGGGGATGGATATAATGATTCCTGGAATATTGAAAATACCGATGAGATCCAAATTCTAAAACTTTATATTTTTGATCGCTACGGGAAATTAATTAAAGAATTAACCCCCGGTGGCGAAGGTTGGGACGGTACCTATAACGGAAGGTCTTTACCCTCCAACGATTACTGGTTTAGGGTAGAGTTCAAGACGAACAATGGCACCCGTGATCATTTTGGAGCTAATTTCACATTGAAAAGGTAA
- a CDS encoding GH3 auxin-responsive promoter family protein: protein MPIPLVNSIASWFLKKRIHQMELFIKYPHEVQHELLKNLISKAKHTEIGKKYNFAEIKNHNQFANRVPIQKYEDYESCIERSRQGETNIFWPTPIKWFAKSSGTTSAKSKFIPVSEDSLEHCHYNAGKDLLCMYLNNNPQSQLFTGKSLRLGGSKEIYKNNGTAYGDLSAILIANMPFWAEFSSTPSNEVSLMNDWEVKMQAIVNETIKENVTSLAGVPSWMLVLLNNILETTGKENLFEVWPHLEVYFHGGVSFDPYAPQYQKILPKEDFRFYEIYNASEGFFACQDQNDSKELLLMLDYGIYYEFIPMDSYGSENEKAIPLAEVETGKNYAVVITTNAGLWRYKIGDTVKFTSTSPYRIKVTGRTKHHINVFGEELIIENAEAALKKTSLVTNCEIIDYTVAPIFMEGKEKGAHEWIIEFKNPPKDFEKFRYELDLALQQVNSDYEAKRYNNMTLNMPKIHQAREKLFYDWLKKNDKLGGQHKIPRLSNSRNYVEELLGMNR from the coding sequence ATGCCAATTCCATTAGTAAACTCCATTGCTTCGTGGTTCCTCAAGAAGCGAATTCACCAGATGGAGTTATTTATAAAATACCCGCACGAGGTTCAGCATGAGTTGCTTAAAAATCTAATTTCAAAAGCAAAACACACTGAAATTGGCAAAAAATATAACTTCGCAGAAATAAAAAACCATAACCAATTTGCCAATAGAGTTCCCATCCAAAAATATGAAGATTACGAGTCTTGTATTGAACGTAGTCGCCAGGGAGAAACTAATATTTTTTGGCCAACTCCTATTAAATGGTTTGCAAAATCCAGCGGAACTACCAGCGCAAAAAGTAAATTTATCCCGGTAAGTGAAGACTCCCTGGAGCATTGCCATTATAACGCAGGCAAAGATCTACTTTGCATGTATTTAAATAACAATCCGCAGTCCCAACTTTTCACCGGAAAAAGTTTGAGATTAGGTGGCAGTAAAGAAATTTATAAGAATAATGGTACGGCTTACGGTGATCTTTCGGCTATTTTAATTGCTAATATGCCATTTTGGGCAGAATTTAGCAGCACGCCCAGCAACGAAGTTTCCCTTATGAACGATTGGGAAGTAAAAATGCAGGCTATTGTAAATGAAACCATTAAAGAAAATGTGACCAGCCTGGCCGGAGTTCCCAGTTGGATGTTGGTTTTACTGAATAATATTTTAGAAACCACAGGAAAAGAAAACCTATTTGAGGTTTGGCCTCACTTAGAAGTTTATTTTCACGGCGGGGTAAGTTTTGACCCTTATGCACCGCAATACCAAAAGATTTTGCCCAAGGAAGATTTCAGGTTTTATGAGATCTATAATGCTTCAGAAGGATTTTTTGCCTGCCAGGATCAAAACGATTCTAAAGAACTTCTTCTGATGCTGGATTACGGAATTTACTACGAGTTTATTCCTATGGATAGCTACGGAAGCGAAAATGAAAAAGCAATTCCACTGGCTGAAGTTGAAACCGGAAAAAATTATGCGGTGGTAATAACCACAAATGCAGGTTTATGGCGCTATAAGATAGGCGATACCGTTAAGTTCACTTCTACCAGCCCTTATCGTATAAAAGTAACCGGTAGAACCAAACATCATATTAATGTTTTTGGGGAAGAATTAATTATTGAAAATGCGGAAGCGGCTTTGAAAAAGACTTCCCTGGTTACTAATTGCGAAATCATAGATTATACCGTTGCTCCTATTTTTATGGAAGGAAAAGAAAAAGGGGCACACGAGTGGATTATAGAATTTAAAAATCCGCCGAAAGATTTTGAGAAATTCAGGTATGAACTAGATTTGGCTTTACAACAGGTTAATAGCGATTATGAAGCTAAGCGATACAATAACATGACGCTAAATATGCCGAAAATTCACCAGGCACGCGAGAAACTTTTTTATGATTGGTTAAAGAAAAACGATAAACTGGGCGGCCAACATAAAATCCCGAGACTTTCTAACTCCAGGAATTATGTAGAGGAATTGTTGGGGATGAACAGGTAG
- a CDS encoding DUF2797 domain-containing protein produces the protein MRYEGVFRKMRTEITDKVQYYLIFEDDFINMNQILGKKISLNFLRFQCLNCGLQKKIFRQGYCYDCFTSIPQAGDWIMSPELSKAHLDEEDRDLDFEKQAQLQPHVVYLANSSNVKVGVTRKTQIPTRWIDQGAHEAIEIVEVPNRYLAGITEVALKSHVSDKTNWRKMLTNDVLDLNLAEERDKLKDFIPDEAKEYYLADRKELEIDFPVLEFPKKIKTLNLGKNPFYEGVLKGIKGQYLIFEDGTVFNVRAHEGFVVELGVL, from the coding sequence ATGAGATACGAAGGGGTGTTTAGAAAAATGAGAACTGAGATCACCGATAAGGTGCAGTATTACCTCATTTTTGAAGACGATTTTATAAATATGAACCAGATTCTCGGGAAGAAAATAAGTCTTAATTTTCTTCGTTTTCAGTGTTTAAATTGTGGATTGCAAAAAAAAATATTTCGCCAGGGCTATTGTTACGATTGTTTTACTTCTATCCCACAAGCGGGCGACTGGATTATGAGTCCCGAACTTAGTAAAGCCCATTTAGATGAAGAAGATCGTGACCTGGATTTTGAAAAGCAGGCGCAATTGCAACCGCACGTAGTGTATTTAGCAAATTCCAGCAATGTAAAAGTTGGCGTAACCCGAAAAACGCAAATTCCCACCCGTTGGATAGACCAGGGTGCGCATGAAGCTATTGAGATTGTTGAAGTGCCCAATAGGTATCTCGCAGGGATCACCGAAGTTGCACTAAAAAGTCACGTTTCAGATAAAACCAATTGGCGAAAAATGTTGACCAACGATGTTTTAGATCTTAACCTTGCCGAAGAACGCGATAAACTAAAAGATTTTATTCCCGACGAAGCTAAAGAGTATTACCTGGCTGATAGAAAGGAACTTGAAATTGACTTTCCTGTTTTGGAATTTCCCAAGAAAATAAAAACGCTTAATCTTGGCAAAAACCCATTTTACGAAGGCGTTTTAAAAGGAATAAAAGGACAGTATCTAATTTTTGAAGACGGCACCGTTTTTAACGTCCGCGCCCACGAAGGTTTTGTGGTGGAGTTAGGTGTGCTTTAA